The following are from one region of the Sandaracinus amylolyticus genome:
- a CDS encoding SulP family inorganic anion transporter yields MGPHVEPPTPLSQLKHDLPASVVVFLVALPLCLGIALASGAPLLAGMITGIVGGIVVSLVSGSPLAVSGPAAGLAVIVMHGIESLGSYETFLLAVVLAGAFQIGLGALRAGIIGWYFPATVIRGLLAAIGALLILKQFPHAIGLDTDYMGDESFIGSDSRNTIEEIGYALTNLRFGALIVAAIGLVILFGWDRIPVDKKPKWLPAPLLVVTLGALANFVFAAVAPDLVISPEHSVQLPTGGPGALLESLRFPDFSRIGDFAVWTTAATLAVVASIETLLSIEAVDKIDPYKRTTPTNRELVAQGLGNIAAGMIGGLPMTAVIVRGSANVQSGARTKASAFSHGVLLLLAVLVIPLVLNLIPLAALAAVLLHVGYKLSPISLFRQMFRRGWSEFLPFLATFLGILLTDLLKGVAIGMAVAIFFILKRNFEMPFYISKEKHTDAGLPYVRIELSENVTFLNKAAVIKALQEIPKGSVVEIDGTRSRFIHPDVIDAIHDYRTEAKLKNVDVVLIQVPHPTGPAMGH; encoded by the coding sequence GTGGGCCCGCACGTGGAGCCGCCGACGCCGCTGTCGCAGCTGAAGCACGACCTGCCCGCGTCGGTCGTCGTGTTCCTGGTCGCGCTGCCGCTCTGCCTGGGTATCGCGCTCGCTTCGGGCGCACCCCTGCTCGCCGGGATGATCACCGGCATCGTGGGCGGCATCGTGGTCTCACTCGTGAGCGGCTCGCCGCTCGCGGTGAGCGGTCCCGCAGCCGGCCTCGCCGTGATCGTGATGCACGGCATCGAGTCGCTCGGGAGCTACGAGACGTTCCTGCTCGCGGTGGTGCTCGCGGGCGCGTTCCAAATCGGCCTCGGCGCGCTGCGCGCCGGCATCATCGGCTGGTACTTCCCGGCGACCGTGATCCGCGGGCTGCTCGCCGCGATCGGCGCGCTGCTGATCCTCAAGCAGTTCCCCCACGCGATCGGGCTCGACACCGACTACATGGGCGACGAGTCGTTCATCGGGTCGGACTCGCGCAACACGATCGAGGAGATCGGCTACGCGCTCACGAACCTGCGGTTCGGCGCGCTGATCGTCGCGGCGATCGGGCTGGTGATCCTCTTCGGGTGGGATCGCATCCCCGTCGACAAGAAGCCGAAGTGGCTGCCCGCGCCGCTGCTCGTGGTGACCCTCGGCGCGCTCGCGAACTTCGTGTTCGCGGCCGTCGCGCCGGACCTCGTCATCTCGCCGGAGCACTCGGTGCAGCTGCCGACCGGAGGCCCCGGCGCGCTCCTCGAGTCGCTGCGCTTCCCCGACTTCTCGCGCATCGGCGACTTCGCGGTCTGGACCACGGCCGCGACGCTCGCGGTGGTCGCGAGCATCGAGACGCTGCTGAGCATCGAGGCGGTCGACAAGATCGATCCCTACAAGCGCACCACGCCGACGAACCGCGAGCTGGTCGCGCAGGGCCTCGGCAACATCGCGGCGGGCATGATCGGCGGCCTGCCGATGACCGCGGTGATCGTGCGCGGCTCGGCGAACGTGCAGTCGGGCGCGCGCACCAAGGCGAGCGCGTTCTCGCACGGCGTGCTGCTCCTGCTCGCGGTGCTGGTGATCCCGCTGGTGCTGAACCTGATCCCGCTCGCGGCGCTCGCCGCGGTGCTCCTGCACGTCGGCTACAAGCTCTCGCCGATCAGCCTGTTCCGGCAGATGTTCCGGCGCGGGTGGAGCGAGTTCCTGCCCTTCCTCGCGACGTTCCTCGGGATCCTGCTGACCGATCTGCTGAAGGGCGTCGCGATCGGCATGGCGGTCGCGATCTTCTTCATCCTCAAGCGCAACTTCGAGATGCCGTTCTACATCTCGAAGGAGAAGCACACGGACGCGGGCCTGCCCTACGTGCGGATCGAGCTCTCGGAGAACGTGACGTTCCTGAACAAGGCCGCGGTCATCAAGGCGCTGCAGGAGATCCCGAAGGGCTCGGTGGTGGAGATCGACGGGACGCGCTCCCGCTTCATCCACCCCGACGTGATCGACGCGATCCACGACTACCGCACCGAGGCGAAGCTGAAGAACGTGGATGTCGTGCTGATCCAGGTGCCGCATCCGACCGGCCCCGCGATGGGTCACTGA
- a CDS encoding ACP phosphodiesterase — MNFIGHAHVALDHGDAPTFVLGSMLPDFASMSRARLETPTHRELAAGVALHHRTDDAFHSAPAFVRICATWGAELEQRGIGWGAARAVAHVGTEMLLDGLLLDHDATRRAYLDAVASLHDAEILAAMRVSGPGAERWPSVLERVRGHGTPDFYREPEVVADRLIQILAGRPRLAVDEAHRATLRAAMHALRGDVEDAAAELVRTTRAGLIREEFVR, encoded by the coding sequence ATGAACTTCATCGGCCACGCGCACGTCGCGCTGGATCACGGAGACGCGCCGACGTTCGTGCTGGGCTCGATGCTGCCCGACTTCGCGTCGATGTCGCGGGCGCGCCTCGAGACGCCGACCCACCGCGAGCTCGCCGCGGGCGTCGCGCTGCACCACCGCACCGACGACGCGTTCCACTCGGCGCCGGCGTTCGTGCGCATCTGCGCGACCTGGGGCGCGGAGCTCGAGCAGCGCGGGATCGGATGGGGCGCGGCACGCGCGGTCGCGCACGTCGGCACCGAGATGCTGCTCGACGGACTGCTGCTCGATCACGACGCGACGAGGCGCGCGTACCTCGACGCGGTGGCGTCGCTGCACGACGCGGAGATCCTCGCCGCGATGCGGGTCTCGGGACCGGGCGCGGAGCGATGGCCCTCGGTGCTCGAGCGGGTGCGCGGCCACGGCACGCCGGACTTCTATCGCGAGCCCGAGGTGGTCGCGGATCGGCTGATCCAGATCCTCGCGGGGCGGCCGCGCCTGGCGGTCGACGAGGCCCATCGCGCGACGCTGCGCGCCGCGATGCACGCGCTGCGGGGCGACGTCGAGGACGCGGCCGCCGAGCTGGTCCGCACCACACGAGCGGGCCTGATCCGCGAGGAATTCGTCAGATAG
- the miaA gene encoding tRNA (adenosine(37)-N6)-dimethylallyltransferase MiaA, whose product MSDVSPAVLVVAGTTASGKTGAAIELARRLGGELIGCDSVQVSRGFDIGSAKATPAELGGIAHHLVDVIDPDEEIDAARYASLADAAIAELDARGKIAIVVGGTGLWQRALLRGLVDLPAPDAVIRARLEEEARTLGTAALHARLREIDPRAASAIHENDELRIVRALEVFEQTGRPLGELRAEHALGAPRYPYLHVALDLPRDELYARIDARIDTMIAAGWLDEARALLARWGPDVRPFGSVGYRELRDHLVHGVPWDETVQHVRKSTRVYTRRQRTWLGNEPDVAWRTDAKTLLSPEGEARIRAFFTEHAR is encoded by the coding sequence GTGTCGGACGTTAGCCCCGCGGTGCTCGTGGTCGCGGGCACGACGGCGTCGGGCAAGACCGGCGCGGCGATCGAGCTCGCGCGTCGGCTCGGCGGCGAGCTGATCGGCTGCGACAGCGTGCAGGTCTCTCGCGGCTTCGACATCGGCTCGGCGAAGGCGACGCCCGCGGAGCTCGGCGGCATCGCGCACCACCTCGTCGACGTGATCGATCCCGACGAGGAGATCGACGCCGCGCGCTACGCGTCGCTCGCCGACGCGGCGATCGCGGAGCTCGATGCACGCGGAAAGATCGCGATCGTCGTGGGCGGCACCGGGCTCTGGCAGCGCGCGCTCTTGCGCGGGCTCGTCGATCTGCCCGCGCCCGATGCCGTGATCCGCGCGCGCCTGGAAGAAGAAGCGCGCACCCTCGGCACCGCCGCGCTGCACGCGCGCTTGAGGGAGATCGATCCCCGCGCCGCGTCCGCGATCCACGAGAACGACGAGCTGCGCATCGTGCGCGCGCTCGAGGTCTTCGAGCAGACGGGACGCCCGCTCGGCGAGCTGCGCGCGGAGCACGCGCTCGGCGCGCCGCGCTATCCGTATCTCCACGTCGCCCTCGACCTCCCGCGCGACGAGCTCTATGCCCGGATCGACGCGAGGATCGACACGATGATCGCCGCAGGATGGCTCGACGAGGCGCGCGCGCTGCTCGCGCGATGGGGGCCCGACGTGCGCCCCTTCGGCAGCGTCGGATATCGCGAGCTGCGCGATCACCTGGTGCACGGCGTGCCGTGGGACGAGACCGTGCAGCACGTGCGGAAGTCGACGCGCGTCTACACGCGGCGGCAGCGCACCTGGCTCGGCAACGAGCCCGACGTGGCGTGGCGCACCGACGCGAAGACGCTGCTCTCGCCCGAGGGCGAAGCGCGCATCCGCGCGTTCTTCACGGAGCACGCGCGATGA
- the mutL gene encoding DNA mismatch repair endonuclease MutL — MRPVRILPDDLADQIAAGEVVERPASVVKELVENAIDAGARTIKVEIEGGGIALVRVSDDGHGMREDDARLAVRRHATSKIAAREDLERIATLGFRGEALPSIASVSRFSLTSRTRDAVAGTEVRIEGGTEPEVREIGCAPGTTVTVRDLFFNVPARRKFLKAVGTESAHVREALVRAALADASLRLTLVRDGRVALELLPTSELGKRASLLFPEESLARIEGVRDAIEIEAFLSAPERARNGAAQLHLYVNGRPVRDRALARAVAFAYGSVLPAGRYPVGVVYVRIAPERVDVNVHPQKAEVRFDDARAVLDAITRVLAQGLGTSPFRGPSSRGADFWAQRLGVGPKEESAAESDPWGLAAPEAPAPPPPPSTPLPYSALGALTSRASEGPSLLPKPGFFGALRVVGQVARTYVVCEAHDGLYVLDQHAADERVRFDRLRAQHESREIAMQRLLIPERVEVAPSEATLVEERAETLLALGLEVARIGDTTLAVHAVPALVKRAAPERLVRDVLAQLAMSGERAFGDAIDTAIATMACHGAIRAGDTLSPRECEELLRALDRVGDFARHCPHGRPVAYEISFLELARRVGR; from the coding sequence ATGCGACCGGTGCGCATCCTGCCCGACGACCTCGCCGATCAGATCGCGGCCGGTGAGGTGGTCGAGCGTCCGGCGAGCGTGGTGAAGGAGCTGGTCGAGAACGCGATCGACGCGGGCGCGCGCACGATCAAGGTCGAGATCGAGGGCGGCGGCATCGCGCTGGTGCGCGTGAGCGACGACGGGCACGGGATGCGCGAGGACGACGCGCGGCTCGCGGTGCGCCGTCACGCGACGAGCAAGATCGCGGCGCGCGAGGACCTCGAGCGCATCGCGACGCTGGGGTTCCGCGGCGAGGCGCTGCCGTCGATCGCGTCGGTGTCGCGCTTCTCGCTGACGTCGCGCACCCGCGACGCGGTGGCGGGCACCGAGGTGCGGATCGAGGGCGGCACCGAGCCCGAGGTGCGCGAGATCGGATGCGCGCCGGGCACCACGGTCACGGTGCGCGATCTCTTCTTCAACGTGCCCGCGCGAAGGAAGTTCTTGAAGGCAGTGGGCACCGAGAGCGCGCACGTGCGCGAGGCGCTGGTGCGCGCGGCGCTCGCCGATGCGTCGCTGCGATTGACGCTGGTGCGCGATGGGCGGGTGGCGCTCGAGCTCTTGCCGACGAGCGAGCTCGGCAAGCGCGCGTCGCTGCTCTTCCCCGAGGAGTCGCTGGCGCGCATCGAGGGCGTGCGCGACGCGATCGAGATCGAGGCGTTCCTCTCGGCACCGGAGCGCGCGCGGAACGGCGCGGCGCAGCTGCACCTCTACGTGAACGGCCGGCCGGTGCGCGATCGCGCGCTCGCTCGCGCGGTGGCGTTCGCCTACGGGAGCGTGCTGCCCGCGGGGCGCTATCCGGTGGGCGTGGTGTACGTGCGGATCGCGCCCGAGCGGGTCGACGTGAACGTGCACCCGCAGAAGGCCGAGGTGCGCTTCGACGATGCGCGCGCGGTGCTCGATGCGATCACGCGGGTGCTCGCGCAGGGGCTCGGGACGTCGCCCTTCCGCGGGCCCTCGTCGCGCGGCGCGGACTTCTGGGCGCAGCGCCTCGGGGTGGGGCCGAAGGAGGAGAGCGCGGCGGAGAGCGATCCCTGGGGCCTCGCGGCGCCCGAAGCGCCGGCACCGCCGCCGCCACCGAGCACGCCGCTGCCCTACTCCGCGCTCGGCGCGCTCACGTCGCGCGCCTCCGAAGGTCCCTCGCTGCTGCCGAAGCCGGGGTTCTTCGGCGCGCTGCGGGTCGTGGGTCAGGTCGCGCGCACCTACGTCGTGTGCGAGGCGCACGACGGGCTCTACGTGCTCGATCAGCACGCGGCCGACGAGCGGGTGCGCTTCGATCGGCTGCGCGCGCAGCACGAGTCGCGCGAGATCGCGATGCAGCGCCTGCTGATCCCCGAGCGCGTCGAGGTCGCGCCCTCGGAGGCGACGCTGGTCGAGGAGCGCGCCGAGACGTTGCTGGCGCTGGGGCTCGAGGTCGCGCGCATCGGCGACACCACGCTCGCGGTGCACGCGGTGCCCGCGCTGGTGAAGCGCGCCGCGCCCGAGCGCCTCGTGCGCGACGTGCTCGCACAGCTCGCGATGAGCGGCGAGCGCGCGTTCGGCGATGCGATCGACACCGCGATCGCGACGATGGCCTGCCACGGTGCGATCCGCGCCGGCGACACGCTCTCGCCGCGGGAGTGCGAGGAGCTGCTGCGCGCGCTCGATCGTGTGGGCGACTTCGCGCGGCACTGCCCGCACGGTCGACCGGTGGCCTACGAGATCTCGTTCCTCGAGCTCGCGCGTCGTGTCGGACGTTAG
- a CDS encoding serine/threonine-protein kinase, whose amino-acid sequence MKICPACKTEFQGGEVFCPNDGARLQTPSQLAAPPLDANDVLVGQILDDRYRILRRIGEGGMGIVYEAEHVVIEKRVALKVLRDDFSSRSEVVQRFRQEAKSASKIGNAHIVDISDFGETPAGAIYFVMELLEGEDLANVLQRDSTIPLHRAVDILSQCCVALGAAHAKGIVHRDMKPENIFLVTRDGRPDFVKIVDFGIAKMSDIETQGAPGRKLTKTGMIFGTPEYMSPEQAAGKELDHRVDVYALGVIFFEMLTGRVPFVGDTFMGILTQHMFEEPPRLTAVNPNVSVDASVEGFIDRALAKDPGHRFQGCEEMRDALSRALGGEDVRGGTFVGYGEPVKYKPKGARAVSPQAVTQEFVAPGGGAKRSGLGLAIGIGAGIGIAAVAGVGLWLVGGGGAEAVTPPVAEPPHEEPVVAPSAVDSGSAEVATDAGSTEVAVAPSEPDAGPATIAVRVVTRPEGARVWVVGRGDVCQETPCSFETAPGETITVRARQGRTEGEIEITPEAATEITIPLRAPRGGGGGRTKQDDSGGGGGGHGDLKIPDVFRRPR is encoded by the coding sequence ATGAAGATCTGCCCCGCCTGCAAGACCGAGTTCCAGGGGGGCGAGGTCTTCTGCCCGAACGACGGCGCGAGGCTCCAGACCCCGTCGCAGCTCGCCGCGCCGCCGCTCGACGCGAACGACGTGCTGGTCGGACAGATCCTCGACGACCGCTACCGCATCCTCCGCCGCATCGGCGAGGGCGGTATGGGCATCGTCTACGAGGCCGAGCACGTCGTCATCGAGAAGCGCGTGGCGCTCAAGGTGCTGCGCGACGACTTCAGCTCGCGCTCCGAGGTGGTGCAGCGCTTCCGCCAGGAGGCCAAGAGCGCCTCGAAGATCGGCAACGCGCACATCGTCGACATCTCGGACTTCGGCGAGACGCCCGCGGGCGCGATCTACTTCGTGATGGAGCTGCTCGAGGGCGAAGACCTCGCGAACGTGCTCCAGCGTGACTCGACCATCCCGCTGCATCGCGCGGTCGACATCCTCTCGCAGTGCTGCGTCGCGCTCGGCGCCGCGCACGCGAAGGGCATCGTCCACCGCGACATGAAGCCCGAGAACATCTTCCTGGTCACCCGCGACGGCCGCCCCGACTTCGTGAAGATCGTCGACTTCGGCATCGCGAAGATGAGCGACATCGAGACCCAGGGCGCGCCGGGTCGGAAGCTCACGAAGACCGGCATGATCTTCGGCACGCCCGAGTACATGTCGCCCGAGCAGGCCGCGGGGAAAGAGCTCGATCACCGCGTCGACGTCTATGCGCTCGGCGTGATCTTCTTCGAGATGCTGACGGGACGCGTGCCCTTCGTGGGCGACACGTTCATGGGCATCCTGACGCAGCACATGTTCGAGGAGCCGCCGCGCCTGACCGCGGTGAACCCGAACGTGAGCGTCGACGCGTCGGTCGAGGGCTTCATCGATCGCGCGCTCGCGAAGGATCCCGGGCATCGCTTCCAGGGCTGCGAGGAGATGCGCGACGCGCTCTCTCGCGCGCTGGGCGGCGAGGACGTGCGAGGCGGCACGTTCGTCGGCTACGGCGAGCCGGTGAAGTACAAGCCGAAGGGCGCGCGCGCGGTGTCGCCCCAGGCGGTCACGCAGGAGTTCGTCGCGCCGGGCGGCGGTGCAAAGCGCAGCGGTCTCGGGCTCGCGATCGGGATCGGCGCAGGCATCGGGATCGCGGCGGTCGCGGGCGTCGGGCTGTGGCTGGTGGGCGGAGGGGGCGCGGAGGCGGTCACGCCGCCGGTCGCCGAGCCGCCCCACGAGGAGCCCGTGGTCGCGCCGAGCGCGGTCGACTCGGGCAGCGCCGAGGTCGCGACCGACGCGGGGAGCACCGAGGTCGCGGTCGCGCCGAGCGAGCCCGACGCCGGCCCCGCGACGATCGCGGTGCGGGTGGTGACGCGGCCCGAGGGCGCGCGGGTGTGGGTCGTGGGTCGCGGCGACGTCTGTCAGGAGACGCCGTGCTCGTTCGAGACGGCGCCCGGCGAGACGATCACGGTGCGCGCGCGGCAGGGACGCACCGAGGGCGAGATCGAGATCACGCCCGAGGCCGCGACGGAGATCACGATCCCGCTGCGCGCGCCGCGCGGCGGTGGTGGTGGGCGGACGAAGCAGGACGACAGCGGCGGTGGTGGTGGCGGGCATGGGGATCTGAAGATCCCCGACGTGTTCCGCCGGCCGCGCTGA
- a CDS encoding sodium:proton antiporter translates to MHGLGASTPLWSVIPFALMLGGIAVMPLALSHWWESNRNRALYTAAVSLPIALWLLFVDSSALAHSMLEYVSFLVLLGSLYVIAGGIHVSGDLEGTPGRNASLLALGAVLANFVGTTGASMLLIRTLLRTNKQRKNNAHIPFFFILIVSNCGGLLTPLGDPPLFLGYLRGVPFTWTLGLAPYWLLAVGYLVALFWVVDRRAHALETRETLARDRAEAVPVRVRGAINVVYLAGVIAAVFLPSPWRELVMVGMALLSLRAAPREARDANGFTWAPIVEVAILFAGIFVTMVPALALLEARGDELGLAQPWQFFLVTGALSSVLDNAPTYLTFLSAAQALQLPADVVGVPATFLTAISLGAVFMGANTYIGNGPNFMVKAIAEESGYRMPLFFGYALQAIAVLTPVYVLIGAWLALR, encoded by the coding sequence ATGCACGGTCTCGGCGCCTCGACCCCGCTCTGGTCCGTGATCCCGTTCGCGCTGATGCTCGGCGGGATCGCGGTGATGCCGCTCGCGCTCTCGCACTGGTGGGAGTCGAACCGCAACCGCGCGCTCTACACGGCGGCGGTGTCGCTGCCGATCGCCCTCTGGCTCCTCTTCGTCGACTCGAGCGCGCTCGCGCACAGCATGCTCGAGTACGTCTCGTTCCTCGTGCTGCTCGGCTCGCTCTACGTGATCGCGGGCGGCATCCACGTGAGCGGCGACCTCGAGGGCACGCCGGGTCGCAACGCGAGCCTGCTCGCGCTCGGCGCGGTGCTCGCGAACTTCGTCGGCACGACCGGCGCGAGCATGCTGCTCATCCGCACGCTGCTCCGCACCAACAAGCAGCGGAAGAACAACGCGCACATCCCGTTCTTCTTCATCCTGATCGTGTCGAACTGCGGCGGTCTGCTCACGCCGCTCGGCGATCCCCCGCTCTTCCTCGGCTACCTGCGCGGCGTGCCCTTCACCTGGACGCTCGGGCTCGCGCCGTACTGGCTGCTCGCGGTCGGCTATCTCGTCGCGCTCTTCTGGGTCGTCGATCGCCGCGCCCACGCGCTCGAGACGCGCGAGACGCTCGCGCGCGATCGCGCCGAGGCGGTGCCGGTGCGGGTGCGGGGCGCGATCAACGTCGTCTACCTCGCGGGCGTGATCGCCGCGGTGTTCCTGCCCTCGCCGTGGCGCGAGCTCGTGATGGTCGGGATGGCGCTGCTGAGCCTGCGCGCCGCGCCGCGCGAGGCCCGCGACGCGAACGGCTTCACGTGGGCGCCGATCGTCGAGGTCGCGATCCTGTTCGCGGGGATCTTCGTGACGATGGTGCCCGCGCTCGCGCTGCTCGAGGCGCGCGGCGACGAGCTCGGCCTCGCGCAGCCGTGGCAGTTCTTCCTCGTGACGGGCGCGCTCTCGTCGGTGCTCGACAACGCGCCGACGTACCTGACGTTCCTCAGCGCGGCGCAGGCGCTGCAGCTCCCCGCCGACGTCGTGGGCGTGCCCGCGACGTTCCTCACCGCGATCTCGCTGGGCGCGGTGTTCATGGGCGCCAACACGTACATCGGGAACGGCCCGAACTTCATGGTGAAGGCGATCGCCGAGGAGTCGGGCTATCGGATGCCGCTCTTCTTCGGCTATGCGCTGCAAGCGATCGCGGTGTTGACGCCTGTGTACGTGCTGATCGGAGCCTGGCTGGCGCTTCGGTGA